One Carassius auratus strain Wakin chromosome 3, ASM336829v1, whole genome shotgun sequence genomic region harbors:
- the mrm2 gene encoding rRNA methyltransferase 2, mitochondrial, whose amino-acid sequence MMWKCIQRSCIHVSAVSLKKTPLHMKGKSAADQRWLVRQINDPFVKAAHAQNYRCRSAFKLIEIDDKYRLLKPGLSVIDCGAAPGAWSQVAVQRVNSTGESADLPKGSVIGIDILRIAPLDGAQLLSNHDITEASTHMALERLLPEARADVILSDMAPNASGLRELDHERLVTMCLSVLDLADKVLRPGGSLICKYWDGALAHKLQQRLSSMFQDVRTVKPRASRKESAELFFLARMFKMR is encoded by the exons ATGATGTGGAAATGTATCCAAAGATCGTGCATTCACGTGTCAGCGGTCTCCCTAAAGAAGACGCCTCTGCACATGAAGGGGAAGAGTGCTGCCGATCAGAGATGGCTGGTCCGGCAGATCAATGACCCTTTCGTTAAAGCTGCTCACGCGCAGAATTACCGCTGTAGAAGTGCTTTTAAACTGATCGAGATAGATGACAAATACAGACTTCTCAAACCTGGTTTGAGTGTCATAGATTGTGGTGCTGCTCCTGGTGCATGGAGTCAAGTTGCAGTCCAGAGAGTCAACTCAACAGGAGAAA GTGCGGATCTTCCTAAAGGAAGTGTAATAGGAATAGACATACTACGCATCGCCCCTTTGGATGGAGCTCAGTTGCTGTCCAATCATGACATCACTGAGGCCTCAACTCACATGGCGCTGGAGAGGCTCCTCCCTGAAGCTCGAGCAGATGTCATCCTCAGTGACATGGCCCCCAATGCCAGCGGGCTCAGGGAACTGGATCATGAAAGATTGGTCACCATGTGTCTATCAGTGTTGGACTTAGCTGACAAGGTTTTGCGCCCCGGAGGCTCTTTGATTTGCAAATACTGGGATGGAGCTTTGGCCCATAAGCTCCAGCAGAGGCTTTCCTCAATGTTTCAAGATGTAAGAACTGTGAAACCAAGAGCAAGCAGGAAGGAGTCGGCAGAGCTTTTCTTTCTGGCGAGGATGTTCAAAATGAGATAG